In the genome of Brachionichthys hirsutus isolate HB-005 chromosome 23, CSIRO-AGI_Bhir_v1, whole genome shotgun sequence, one region contains:
- the tmem256 gene encoding transmembrane protein 256: MNVSVTVRRLAALSGASAVAAGAYGAHGFKNSDPDDYQRVLFETANKYHFYHSLALLGAAQCGQPAVAGTLLIAGMGMFCGALYHQALTGNPDLRKAAPVGGMALIAGWLAIFL; this comes from the exons ATGAACGTTTCCGTTACTGTCCGGAGGTTAGCGGCTCTGTCTGGGGCTTCGGCCGTGGCAGCTGGGGCATACGGGGCTCACG gTTTTAAAAACAGTGACCCCGATGACTACCAGAGAGTG CTATTTGAAACTGCCAACAAGTACCATTTCTACCACAGCCTGGCCCTGCTGGGTGCCGCCCAATGTGGCCAGCCTGCTGTG GCTGGCACCCTTCTGATAGCGGGCATGGGGATGTTCTGCGGCGCTTTGTACCACCAGGCTTTGACGGGGAATCCTGATCTCCGAAAGGCGGCTCCTGTTGGGGGCATGGCTCTGATCGCCGGCTGGTTAGCCATTTTTCTCTGA